From the Streptomyces nigrescens genome, one window contains:
- a CDS encoding HSP90 family protein has protein sequence MTADHIPHTFQVDLRGLVDLLSHHLYSSPRVYLRELLQNAVDAVTARRAEQPDSPARVRLHADAGGLRVTDTGIGLTEADVHSLLATIGRSSKRDGLESARADFLGQFGIGLLACFVVAEEIRVVSRSARDLTAPPVEWTARDDGSYTVRTLPGDAHPEPGTTVHLTARPGAAEWLAEDRVLSLAKDFGTLLPYDVRVGEEPVTDRPAVWERGYPNPAARRVALARHCHELFGFTPLDSIDLDVPVAGVRGVAYVLPSAVSPAQRAGHRVHLKGMLLTERADELLPDWAFFVRCVIDTDSLRPTASRESLYADETLAAVRDALGARIKDWFTALAAGEPERLAQFLSVHHLGVKSLARHDRDVLTTMLPWLPFETTDGQLSLEEFARRHPVVHFTRTVEEYRQVAAIAAAQGIGVVNGGYTYDAELVELLPSVRPGTDIAELDADTVTAHLDPVDPAEELALSGFLGAARSKLDPLGCDVVLRTFHPVSVPALHLDDRSARQERARAEEESQADELWAGILGSLRGSAPRARLVLNHHNPLVRRIARIDDPELVGTAAEALYGQALLMAPRPLRPADSALLNRAFLDLLRWATHSDGQEESR, from the coding sequence ATGACTGCTGATCACATACCGCACACCTTCCAGGTCGATCTCCGGGGCCTGGTGGATCTGCTCTCCCACCACCTCTACTCCAGCCCCCGGGTCTATCTGCGCGAACTGCTGCAGAACGCCGTGGACGCCGTCACCGCACGCCGCGCCGAGCAGCCCGACAGCCCTGCCCGGGTGCGGCTGCACGCGGACGCCGGGGGGCTGCGCGTGACGGACACCGGGATCGGGCTGACCGAGGCCGATGTGCACAGCCTGCTGGCCACCATTGGCCGCAGCTCCAAGCGCGACGGCCTGGAGTCGGCCCGTGCCGACTTTCTCGGTCAGTTCGGCATCGGCCTGCTGGCGTGTTTCGTCGTCGCGGAGGAAATCCGCGTCGTCAGCCGCTCCGCGCGAGACCTCACCGCCCCGCCCGTCGAGTGGACGGCCCGCGACGACGGCTCGTACACCGTGCGTACGCTGCCCGGAGACGCGCACCCCGAGCCCGGCACCACCGTGCACCTCACGGCCCGGCCCGGCGCCGCCGAATGGCTCGCCGAGGACCGGGTACTGAGCCTGGCCAAGGACTTCGGGACGCTTCTGCCCTATGACGTACGGGTGGGGGAGGAGCCGGTCACCGACCGCCCGGCCGTCTGGGAGCGCGGCTACCCGAACCCCGCCGCACGCCGTGTCGCCCTCGCCCGCCACTGTCATGAGCTCTTCGGTTTCACCCCGCTCGACTCCATCGACCTCGATGTGCCGGTCGCGGGCGTACGCGGTGTCGCCTACGTCCTGCCGTCCGCCGTCAGCCCCGCCCAGCGCGCCGGGCACCGGGTCCACCTCAAGGGCATGCTGCTGACCGAGCGGGCCGATGAACTGCTGCCCGACTGGGCGTTCTTCGTCCGCTGTGTCATCGACACCGACAGCCTGCGCCCCACCGCCTCCCGCGAGAGCCTGTACGCCGACGAGACCCTCGCCGCGGTCCGTGACGCCCTCGGTGCGCGCATCAAGGACTGGTTCACCGCACTCGCCGCCGGAGAGCCCGAGCGGCTCGCACAGTTCCTGTCCGTGCACCACCTAGGCGTGAAGTCGCTGGCCAGGCACGACCGGGACGTGCTGACCACCATGCTGCCCTGGCTGCCGTTCGAAACCACCGACGGGCAGCTGTCCTTGGAGGAGTTCGCCCGCAGGCACCCCGTCGTGCACTTCACGCGGACCGTCGAGGAGTACCGGCAGGTCGCCGCGATCGCCGCCGCCCAGGGCATCGGCGTCGTCAACGGCGGCTACACCTACGACGCCGAGCTCGTCGAACTGCTGCCGTCGGTACGGCCCGGCACCGATATCGCCGAACTCGACGCCGACACCGTCACCGCCCACCTCGACCCGGTCGACCCCGCTGAGGAACTGGCCCTGTCCGGATTCCTCGGCGCCGCCCGGAGCAAGCTCGACCCGCTCGGCTGCGACGTGGTGCTGCGCACCTTCCACCCGGTGTCCGTCCCCGCCCTCCACCTGGACGACCGCTCGGCCCGCCAGGAACGGGCCCGCGCCGAGGAAGAATCGCAGGCGGACGAGTTGTGGGCAGGCATCCTCGGCAGCCTGCGCGGCAGCGCACCGCGTGCCCGGCTCGTCCTCAACCACCACAACCCGCTGGTCCGCCGGATCGCCCGGATCGATGATCCGGAACTCGTCGGGACCGCCGCCGAGGCGCTGTACGGCCAGGCCCTGCTGATGGCCCCGCGCCCGCTGCGGCCCGCCGACTCGGCGCTGCTCAACCGTGCGTTCCTGGACCTGCTGCGCTGGGCCACGCACTCGGACGGCCAGGAGGAAAGCCGATGA
- a CDS encoding glycosyltransferase, translating into MLTPKYPLTCNDALLCLFGFHWHRPIQARANSPMVCSGCCSVFRRDDLMTFGGFPERTIVEDMDYTWSQQIAGRRAVYVSDAVALAADPEDLTYLRKQVWRWMAGFCQNVRLHLGRLIRHKPLLAVWVLLALLEILTAPLWWATPFLLVATTDQPPALAFAWWAGAELLLTIPPLLYAARRRKLSLPTVLLNIPCVYATKAVNLVYAWKALIVELLLVPLHLARGLTVYEKGRADHRPTRTALAGAG; encoded by the coding sequence TTGCTGACCCCGAAATACCCTCTGACCTGCAACGATGCCTTGCTGTGTCTCTTCGGGTTCCACTGGCACCGCCCCATCCAGGCCCGCGCCAACAGCCCCATGGTGTGCTCGGGTTGCTGCTCCGTCTTCCGGCGCGACGACCTGATGACCTTCGGCGGCTTCCCCGAGCGGACCATCGTCGAAGACATGGATTACACGTGGTCCCAGCAGATCGCGGGCAGACGCGCGGTCTACGTCTCCGACGCGGTCGCGCTGGCTGCCGACCCCGAGGACCTCACCTACCTCCGCAAACAGGTCTGGCGCTGGATGGCCGGCTTCTGCCAGAACGTCCGGCTCCACCTCGGGCGGCTGATCCGCCACAAACCCTTGCTGGCGGTCTGGGTGCTGCTCGCCCTCCTGGAGATCCTCACCGCGCCCTTGTGGTGGGCGACTCCGTTCTTGCTCGTCGCAACAACCGACCAGCCACCCGCACTCGCCTTCGCCTGGTGGGCCGGCGCCGAACTGCTCCTGACGATCCCACCACTCCTCTACGCCGCCCGCCGCCGCAAACTCTCCCTGCCCACAGTGCTGTTGAACATCCCCTGCGTCTACGCAACCAAGGCCGTCAACCTCGTCTACGCCTGGAAGGCCCTCATCGTCGAACTGCTGCTGGTACCCCTCCACCTGGCACGAGGCCTCACCGTCTACGAGAAGGGAAGGGCCGACCACCGGCCGACGCGGACAGCTCTCGCCGGGGCGGGGTGA
- a CDS encoding PP2C family protein-serine/threonine phosphatase has translation MVFPLGLIVVVTVVDILAPPDVHLGPLLVAAPAITAAIGGAGLVASIGALAVVAQLIIALVRGGWITLNHQMQILALVIVTAVIVIFCELRERHHQQLTQVRSVSETAQRVLLRPLPRRIGPLKVASVYLAAEAEAHIGGDLYAAARTDDGTRLIIGDVRGKGLSSISDAALLLGAFREAAHQHATLAELTRYLEESVSRGLAELTETDHDADEDFVTAALLDIPDDEPVIHLIDCGHPPPLLLRNHQVTPLQVRQPEPPLGLGEFTDPGYRVETFPFEAGDLLLLYTDGVIEARDRAGAFYPLAERIASWDGDGVEALLRHIRDDLLAHSDGSLGDDAAMIALSRTPASSTAPAAK, from the coding sequence GTGGTGTTCCCCCTCGGCCTGATCGTGGTCGTCACGGTGGTCGATATCCTCGCCCCGCCTGACGTTCACCTCGGCCCCTTGCTGGTCGCAGCCCCGGCAATCACGGCCGCTATCGGCGGGGCCGGGCTCGTGGCGTCGATCGGGGCCCTGGCCGTAGTGGCCCAACTGATCATCGCCCTGGTGCGTGGCGGATGGATCACGCTCAACCACCAGATGCAAATCCTCGCCCTCGTGATCGTCACAGCGGTCATCGTGATCTTCTGCGAGCTGCGCGAGCGCCACCACCAGCAGCTGACACAGGTGCGCTCGGTATCCGAGACGGCACAGCGCGTCCTGCTACGCCCGCTCCCTCGCCGCATCGGCCCTCTCAAGGTCGCCTCCGTCTACCTGGCCGCCGAGGCCGAGGCACACATCGGCGGCGACCTCTACGCCGCCGCCCGAACCGACGACGGAACCCGACTGATCATCGGCGACGTTCGCGGCAAGGGACTGAGCTCCATCAGCGACGCCGCACTACTCCTCGGCGCATTCCGTGAAGCGGCCCACCAACACGCCACCCTGGCCGAACTCACCCGCTACCTGGAGGAAAGCGTCAGCCGCGGCCTGGCAGAGCTCACCGAGACCGACCATGACGCCGACGAGGACTTCGTCACCGCCGCCCTCCTCGACATCCCCGACGACGAACCTGTCATCCATCTCATCGACTGCGGACACCCACCACCCCTGCTCCTACGCAATCACCAGGTCACACCACTCCAGGTCCGCCAACCCGAACCACCACTGGGCCTCGGCGAATTCACGGACCCCGGCTACCGCGTCGAAACCTTCCCCTTCGAGGCCGGCGACCTCCTGCTGCTCTACACCGACGGCGTCATCGAGGCCCGCGATCGCGCAGGCGCCTTCTACCCGCTCGCCGAGCGCATCGCATCGTGGGACGGCGACGGCGTCGAGGCGCTCCTCCGGCACATCCGCGATGACCTGCTCGCCCACAGCGACGGCAGCCTGGGCGACGACGCCGCCATGATCGCACTCTCACGCACCCCCGCATCCTCGACAGCACCGGCAGCCAAGTGA
- a CDS encoding FG-GAP repeat domain-containing protein produces the protein MTSTGDGKTDLVSRDTSGKVYRNSIDGKGSFSARAQITTGWQGYKGLF, from the coding sequence GTGACATCGACGGGCGACGGCAAGACGGACCTTGTCTCCCGCGACACCAGCGGCAAAGTCTACCGCAACAGCATCGACGGCAAGGGGTCGTTCAGTGCCCGTGCGCAGATCACGACGGGCTGGCAGGGCTACAAGGGGCTGTTCTGA
- a CDS encoding YeeE/YedE thiosulfate transporter family protein, with translation MRTRGAILLASIITGLALGYTVTNIGFGDYAELNRMFTFQDLRMLLSFAGAVVIIVCAFALLRVRRTPGRIHAGVIPGAVLFGTGWAISGGCPAIPIIQIASGYLPALVSIIGVIVGMRLCRWANGRYFHLDRGSCGL, from the coding sequence ATGCGTACCCGGGGCGCGATTCTGCTGGCCAGCATCATCACAGGACTGGCCCTCGGCTATACCGTCACCAACATCGGCTTCGGCGATTACGCGGAGCTGAACCGCATGTTCACCTTCCAGGACCTGCGCATGTTGCTCTCCTTCGCCGGCGCTGTGGTGATCATCGTGTGCGCGTTCGCTCTGCTGCGGGTCCGCCGCACCCCAGGGCGGATCCACGCCGGCGTGATCCCCGGCGCGGTGTTGTTCGGTACGGGCTGGGCGATCTCAGGTGGGTGCCCTGCAATCCCGATCATCCAGATCGCCAGCGGATACCTGCCTGCCCTGGTCAGCATCATCGGCGTCATCGTCGGTATGCGACTGTGCCGCTGGGCCAACGGCCGATACTTCCACCTCGACCGCGGCTCGTGCGGGCTGTAA
- a CDS encoding YeeE/YedE family protein, with the protein MSTYWPWWAGAIGLALVTINHTLITDRSLGVSSAWDRVLHWRRERHLEQMDEEFTDDQALVEALAAATAEHFGTGTGASTMTQAPYEKSQPLEADIEAAADDSPAATNRRPAPLVTQAALLISVFLGGLIAAVTSGRFHLRYDMGPGFRDLVTANPTAMIAVLFVGGVLVGFGTRLAGGCSSGHGLSGCGRLRPVSLVATAVFFGTAVVVSFLLWKVI; encoded by the coding sequence ATGAGTACCTACTGGCCCTGGTGGGCGGGCGCTATCGGGCTCGCTCTGGTCACCATCAACCACACCCTCATCACCGATCGGTCTCTCGGGGTGTCGTCCGCATGGGATCGCGTGTTGCACTGGCGCCGCGAACGCCACCTCGAGCAGATGGACGAGGAGTTCACCGACGATCAAGCTCTCGTCGAGGCGCTCGCCGCAGCTACAGCGGAGCACTTCGGTACCGGCACCGGCGCGTCCACCATGACGCAGGCTCCGTACGAGAAATCGCAACCGCTCGAAGCAGACATCGAAGCGGCGGCGGATGACAGCCCCGCAGCCACAAACCGGCGCCCGGCCCCGCTGGTAACCCAGGCTGCCCTGCTGATATCAGTCTTCCTCGGCGGGCTGATCGCCGCGGTCACCTCCGGGCGGTTCCACCTCCGCTACGACATGGGTCCGGGTTTTCGGGACCTGGTCACCGCCAATCCGACCGCCATGATCGCCGTGCTGTTCGTAGGAGGCGTGCTGGTCGGCTTTGGCACTCGGCTGGCCGGTGGGTGCAGCTCCGGCCACGGACTTAGCGGCTGCGGCCGTCTGCGCCCGGTCAGCCTCGTCGCGACCGCTGTGTTCTTCGGTACCGCCGTCGTGGTGTCGTTCCTCCTGTGGAAGGTGATCTGA
- a CDS encoding DUF6221 family protein: MIDDLIHFLRARCTEERQSAMALRMQNWQSVVAEVNSRQAVVDACERATILAAGATRRVAEMTAEGIPVQTDDLVDAARLEGQAAALSHALALLAQPYARHPDYQQEWRPR; encoded by the coding sequence TTGATCGATGACCTCATCCACTTTCTGCGGGCCCGCTGCACCGAAGAACGCCAGAGCGCGATGGCGCTTCGGATGCAGAACTGGCAGTCGGTCGTCGCCGAAGTGAATTCCAGGCAGGCCGTCGTGGACGCCTGCGAGAGGGCAACCATCCTGGCCGCCGGTGCCACACGGCGGGTCGCGGAAATGACGGCGGAAGGTATTCCGGTGCAGACGGATGACCTCGTCGATGCCGCCCGGCTGGAGGGCCAGGCCGCTGCGTTGAGCCACGCCCTGGCACTGCTCGCGCAGCCGTATGCGCGGCATCCTGACTACCAGCAGGAGTGGCGTCCACGATGA
- a CDS encoding HNH endonuclease family protein — protein sequence MIKTTAHALAAAALALLPLATAVPAHAAETLSLHDAIEALPHAAESRDGYERSKFKHRIDEDKDGCNTRAEVLLAEALTPPAVGPGCRLTGGTWFSYYDDTIIDGPSGLDIDHMVPLAEAWDSGASQWTAARRQAYANDLGAERSLVAVTARSNRQKADQDPAEWTPPAADAQCTYLSDWVGTKLRWSLTVDRTERDTLRQLAAGCEDTDVEYERV from the coding sequence GTGATCAAGACGACTGCCCACGCCCTCGCAGCTGCGGCCCTCGCACTGCTGCCCCTCGCTACCGCCGTCCCCGCGCACGCCGCCGAGACGCTCAGCCTCCACGACGCCATCGAAGCCCTCCCCCACGCCGCCGAATCCCGCGACGGTTACGAGCGCTCGAAGTTCAAGCATCGGATCGACGAGGACAAGGACGGCTGCAACACTCGGGCCGAAGTCCTGCTCGCCGAAGCCCTCACCCCGCCCGCCGTAGGTCCGGGCTGCAGGCTCACCGGCGGGACCTGGTTCTCCTACTACGACGACACCATCATCGATGGCCCCTCGGGCCTCGACATCGACCACATGGTGCCCCTGGCCGAAGCCTGGGACTCGGGTGCCTCCCAATGGACCGCGGCTCGCCGTCAGGCCTACGCCAACGACCTCGGCGCTGAACGCTCTCTCGTCGCCGTCACCGCCCGCAGCAACCGCCAAAAGGCCGACCAGGACCCCGCCGAGTGGACGCCACCGGCCGCAGACGCCCAGTGCACCTACCTCTCCGACTGGGTCGGCACAAAGCTCCGCTGGTCCCTGACCGTCGACCGCACGGAGCGCGACACACTGCGCCAACTCGCCGCTGGCTGCGAAGACACCGACGTCGAGTACGAGCGGGTCTAA
- a CDS encoding DUF1266 domain-containing protein, whose product MNVANGALWNAMGTHGNGYFLERKSLEQWWGVTDQSSWQGALDGLLKGRGVRGPWEFVLEIRSSLSQQFGGQVDPALWRETAEKVLLRSAAERGGTVDAELAGVKQLIGRITRYEGRFRADGILAANSRVRSALAWDYGRASCMARWGIGARFTDIPEAEQAVVHVSRLSQMTYNSWEEFAAGYILGRCLHFDDEQFGHWYTQMLHAHQVLATHAESPWRTISWA is encoded by the coding sequence ATGAACGTCGCCAACGGAGCCCTGTGGAACGCCATGGGCACCCACGGCAACGGCTACTTCCTGGAGCGCAAAAGCCTGGAACAGTGGTGGGGAGTAACCGACCAAAGCAGCTGGCAAGGTGCACTGGACGGCCTCCTCAAAGGCAGGGGTGTCAGGGGCCCATGGGAGTTCGTACTGGAGATTCGCAGCTCCCTGTCCCAGCAGTTCGGGGGCCAGGTCGATCCGGCACTGTGGCGGGAGACGGCTGAAAAGGTGTTGCTCCGCAGCGCTGCCGAAAGAGGCGGTACGGTCGACGCCGAGCTTGCCGGGGTGAAGCAGCTGATCGGCCGTATTACGCGCTACGAAGGCCGATTTCGCGCGGACGGCATCCTTGCCGCCAACAGTCGCGTGCGGTCCGCGCTGGCGTGGGACTACGGACGGGCTTCCTGCATGGCCCGCTGGGGAATCGGCGCCCGCTTCACGGATATCCCGGAGGCTGAACAAGCCGTAGTGCACGTCTCTCGTCTGAGCCAGATGACCTACAACTCCTGGGAAGAATTCGCGGCCGGCTACATCCTCGGGCGCTGCCTGCACTTCGACGACGAGCAATTCGGGCACTGGTACACGCAAATGCTCCACGCCCATCAAGTGCTGGCCACCCACGCCGAAAGCCCCTGGCGGACCATCTCCTGGGCCTGA
- a CDS encoding NucA/NucB deoxyribonuclease domain-containing protein, translated as MPRVETYVLPVGTPTPTLEELESGEGLRTLEQAAAKAGGARNALETVGPAAGYAAKSVKPSLVGPALSTAAGSAAATGSAALEYPDPPRSMSLAECKAHMGGDAKYYLKSRFSVCTALQITQVWTSTRGRVGASNLTFYVRGSVPKDTSRTINFDWDVTDFTKIGNPPTSGLMYTVKANLPQTWPANAKVHYGGTTPNAKSYDQLARMRPAHFTHTVTVNPGQGNSGRTDLVAAIYEPTISGKLPPGWLGDGKSGKPFMLAPRWDAAPYLKNSTGGGTPTKRGAASFAYLGFLHYSTKATAPERGVAQHIKTAYTQPSRTKPTNPGKRVAGQDPDHPLHRLFADTVRRDRNRTLSIADCKRYFGPKYSENNTKDCDEFPFASTYEGAAEFEYTGDVMKNNYSVLPVNKKQNGDAGTLLKSFYAKNRIIDGLEDGFLVQIH; from the coding sequence GTGCCGCGCGTTGAGACGTATGTGCTGCCTGTGGGGACACCGACACCCACGCTCGAGGAACTGGAATCGGGGGAGGGGCTGCGCACGCTCGAGCAGGCGGCCGCGAAGGCAGGCGGGGCGCGGAACGCCCTCGAGACCGTGGGGCCGGCGGCCGGTTATGCCGCCAAATCCGTGAAGCCGTCGCTCGTTGGGCCCGCGTTATCCACTGCCGCGGGTAGCGCGGCGGCAACCGGCAGTGCGGCACTGGAGTATCCGGATCCGCCGCGGTCGATGTCGCTGGCCGAGTGCAAGGCCCACATGGGCGGGGACGCGAAGTACTACCTCAAGTCACGCTTTTCCGTATGCACTGCCCTGCAGATCACTCAGGTGTGGACCAGCACCAGGGGCAGGGTGGGTGCCAGCAACCTGACCTTCTACGTCCGTGGCTCAGTGCCCAAGGACACCAGCCGCACCATCAACTTCGACTGGGACGTCACCGACTTCACCAAGATAGGCAACCCGCCGACAAGCGGATTGATGTACACGGTCAAGGCAAACTTGCCGCAAACCTGGCCCGCCAACGCCAAGGTGCACTATGGCGGCACCACGCCCAACGCCAAGAGTTACGATCAACTTGCCAGGATGAGGCCGGCCCACTTCACCCACACGGTGACCGTGAACCCAGGTCAAGGCAACTCCGGCCGTACCGACCTGGTCGCGGCCATCTACGAACCAACGATCAGCGGCAAGCTGCCCCCTGGCTGGCTGGGCGACGGGAAAAGCGGTAAACCGTTCATGCTCGCACCGCGCTGGGACGCCGCTCCCTATCTTAAGAACTCCACCGGTGGCGGCACCCCGACCAAGCGCGGGGCCGCCTCCTTCGCCTACTTGGGGTTCCTGCACTACAGCACCAAGGCCACCGCGCCCGAGCGGGGCGTAGCCCAGCACATAAAGACCGCCTACACCCAACCGTCACGAACCAAACCCACCAACCCGGGGAAGAGGGTAGCTGGTCAGGACCCGGACCACCCGCTGCACCGCCTGTTCGCCGACACGGTCCGCCGCGACCGCAACCGGACTCTGTCTATCGCGGACTGCAAGCGCTACTTCGGTCCGAAGTACTCCGAGAACAACACCAAGGACTGCGACGAGTTCCCCTTCGCCTCCACTTACGAAGGCGCAGCGGAATTCGAGTACACCGGCGACGTCATGAAGAACAACTACTCCGTGCTGCCGGTCAACAAGAAGCAGAATGGCGACGCAGGAACCCTGCTCAAGAGCTTCTACGCCAAGAACCGCATCATCGACGGACTCGAAGACGGCTTCCTCGTCCAGATCCACTGA
- the pip gene encoding prolyl aminopeptidase — MVDLYPPISPYDHGFLDAGDGNRVYYEQLGNPQGKPALNVHGGPGSGAPQRPTRAWDPERYRVIRFDQRICGRSTPHASDPAADMSLNTTQHLIDDMERLREHLGIERWLLNGGSWGATLIVAYAQQHPERVSEMVIPAVTMTRRTEIDWLYRGAGRFYPEAWERFRDGVPEDERDGDLLAAYARLMENPDRAIREKAAADWLAWEDAVISNEPNGVPGMYSNREVDAQIAFVRICAHFFSNGAWLEEDQLLRNAHKLAGIPAVLVHGRHDMGSPVQTAWELAKAWPDARLHIIEDSGHAGSDAMQEAVRAAIEDFKNR, encoded by the coding sequence ATGGTTGATCTCTACCCTCCGATCAGTCCCTACGACCATGGTTTTCTCGACGCCGGGGACGGCAACCGCGTCTACTACGAACAGCTCGGCAACCCTCAAGGCAAGCCTGCCCTGAATGTCCACGGCGGCCCGGGGTCGGGTGCACCGCAGCGGCCGACGAGGGCTTGGGACCCCGAGCGCTACCGCGTCATCCGCTTCGACCAGCGCATCTGCGGTCGTAGCACCCCGCACGCAAGCGACCCGGCGGCGGACATGAGTCTGAACACCACGCAGCACCTGATCGACGACATGGAGCGGCTGCGCGAGCACCTCGGCATCGAGCGGTGGTTGCTGAACGGCGGCTCCTGGGGCGCGACGCTCATCGTGGCCTATGCGCAACAGCACCCCGAGCGGGTCAGTGAGATGGTCATCCCGGCAGTGACGATGACCCGCCGCACTGAGATCGACTGGCTCTACCGGGGTGCCGGGCGGTTCTACCCCGAGGCGTGGGAGCGGTTCCGCGACGGTGTTCCCGAGGACGAGCGGGACGGCGACTTGCTCGCGGCTTATGCGCGGCTGATGGAGAACCCTGACCGGGCGATCCGGGAGAAGGCCGCTGCCGACTGGCTCGCCTGGGAAGACGCGGTCATCTCGAACGAGCCTAACGGCGTGCCCGGCATGTACAGCAATCGCGAGGTCGACGCGCAGATCGCGTTCGTACGGATCTGCGCCCACTTCTTCAGCAACGGCGCGTGGCTGGAGGAGGACCAACTGTTGCGGAACGCCCACAAGCTGGCCGGGATCCCGGCAGTGCTGGTCCACGGCCGACACGATATGGGCAGCCCGGTACAAACGGCGTGGGAGCTGGCGAAGGCGTGGCCGGACGCGCGGCTGCACATCATCGAAGACTCAGGGCACGCCGGAAGCGACGCGATGCAGGAGGCGGTCCGGGCAGCCATCGAGGACTTCAAGAACCGGTGA
- a CDS encoding IS5 family transposase (programmed frameshift), translating into MGKGKRPPWVVTDDLWGRFEPLLPVRERRSRNAGRLPLDDRRCLQGILFVLHTGIQWEWLPQELGFGSGMMCWRRLRDWNEAGVWDRLHQVLLTELHQAGKLDWSRAVIDGSHRQARRGGPKTGPSPVDRARLGSKHHVITDACGTPLAIGLTGGNRHDVTQLLPLLDVIPHIKGRTGRPRHRPRHLFADRGYDFDKYRRLLWKRGIKPVIARRGMPHGSGLGAVRWVVERTNAWIHCFRRLRIRWEIRDDVHEAFLKLACCVITYRRVQAFC; encoded by the exons ATGGGGAAGGGGAAGCGTCCGCCGTGGGTGGTAACGGATGACTTGTGGGGGCGGTTCGAGCCTCTGTTGCCAGTGCGTGAGCGCAGATCCCGCAACGCTGGGCGTCTGCCGTTGGACGACCGGCGGTGTCTGCAGGGGATTCTGTTCGTGCTGCATACCGGTATTCAATGGGAGTGGCTGCCGCAAGAGCTCGGCTTCGGCTCAGGGATGATGTGCTGGCGCCGGCTGCGGGACTGGAACGAGGCCGGGGTGTGGGACCGGCTTCACCAGGTGTTGCTGACCGAGCTGCATCAGGCGGGGAAGCTGGACTGGTCGCGGGCGGTGATCGACGGCTCGCACCGGCAGGCACGTCGGGGCGGCC CCAAAACCGGCCCGAGCCCGGTCGACCGTGCCAGACTGGGCTCGAAGCATCACGTGATCACTGATGCATGTGGCACCCCGCTGGCTATCGGGCTCACCGGTGGCAACCGGCACGATGTCACCCAGTTGCTGCCCCTGCTCGACGTGATACCCCACATCAAGGGGCGCACCGGCAGACCGCGTCACCGGCCGCGGCACCTGTTCGCCGACCGCGGCTACGACTTCGACAAGTACCGCCGCCTGTTGTGGAAACGCGGGATCAAGCCGGTCATTGCACGACGAGGCATGCCACATGGTTCCGGGCTTGGCGCCGTCCGCTGGGTCGTTGAGCGCACGAATGCCTGGATCCATTGCTTCCGTCGACTACGGATCCGTTGGGAGATCCGCGACGACGTTCACGAAGCCTTCCTCAAACTGGCCTGCTGCGTGATCACCTACCGACGCGTCCAAGCATTCTGTTAG
- a CDS encoding transposase → MNTRAWIVFLDESGVSLLPQIRRTYAPRGRTPLLRHRLNWKRASMAAALGYHSTDFDRGPRLCFHLKPGSYDTIALIEVLEQVKAFYRGEPVILVWDGLSAHWSRAMRAWVTEQDWLTLERLPAYAPELNPVELLWSSLKKRELANLAGDHLADVADATEQGVHRINHNQHLPWSYLAHTGLTIQPPHPPNLRKDQ, encoded by the coding sequence GTGAACACACGTGCCTGGATCGTGTTCCTCGACGAATCAGGCGTCTCGTTGCTGCCCCAGATCCGCCGTACTTACGCACCTCGCGGCCGCACGCCGCTTCTGCGGCACCGGCTGAACTGGAAGCGTGCGTCGATGGCTGCGGCTCTGGGCTACCACTCCACCGACTTCGACCGCGGTCCTCGCCTGTGTTTCCACCTCAAGCCCGGCAGCTACGACACCATCGCTCTCATCGAGGTCCTTGAACAGGTCAAAGCGTTCTACCGTGGCGAGCCAGTGATCCTGGTCTGGGACGGCCTGTCCGCCCACTGGAGCCGGGCGATGCGAGCCTGGGTCACCGAGCAGGACTGGCTCACCCTCGAGCGATTACCCGCATACGCACCCGAGCTGAACCCGGTGGAACTGCTCTGGTCGTCGCTCAAGAAGCGCGAACTCGCCAACCTCGCCGGCGACCACCTCGCCGACGTTGCCGACGCCACCGAACAAGGCGTCCACCGGATCAACCACAACCAGCACCTGCCATGGTCCTACCTCGCCCACACCGGCCTGACCATCCAGCCACCACACCCACCGAACTTACGAAAAGATCAGTAG